Genomic window (Meiothermus sp. CFH 77666):
GCCATGCTCGCGGAACATGCCACACAGCCGCTTGCGCTGCAAAGAGTCCAGGGCATCGCGCACCTCGGCTTCGCTCAGGTGGGTAACCGGGTTGCGGTTGTTTTTCTGGTTGGCCCCCAGCCGAATAGCGTTCTCGGTCATGGGGTAGTAGTCGGGGGTGGCGTACTGTTTCTCGATCAGGGTGCCCAGAACCCGCACTTCAGTCTCGTTGAGCAAGTTCACGGCGAAATTGTACGGTATGCGCGTGGCGGGGCTTCAAGTACCGACAGGTATTTCGGCAAAAACCCCGGCCAGATGAAGATTCAGGCGTTCGCAAACCACCCAGCCAGCCTGGCATACAGTTGCCTGAACCGGGCGTAACCCTCCTCGTAGGAGGCGCGGGGCAAAGCGGCTGGTTCGGAGGGTTCCCGAGATACCGGCAGCTCGAGCCCCAGGGCCATGGCGCCCAGCAAGGCTGCACCTCGAGCCGACGCCAAGCGCACCGGGCTCACGGTCAGGGGTCGCTTCAGGATGTCGGCCAGGAGCTGCTGCCAGAAAGGGTGGGCGGTGCCCCCGCCCGCCAGCCGCAAGGGGCTACGGGGAGGGACGGCCTCTCCTAAAGCCTCCAGGCCCTCTCGCAGACTGAAGGCCACCCCCTCGAGGGCTGCCCGCATCAGATGACCGTGCCGGTGGTGCCGGCCCAGCCCGGCCCAGACCCCTCGAGCCAGGGGGTCGAGGTGGGGGGTGCGTTCCCCGGTCAGGTAGGGCAGAAAAACCAGCCCCTCGCACCCAGGGGGCGCTTCCGCGGCTTCGGCATAGGCCTGTTCCCAGCTCAGGCCCAGCATGGCCCGCACCCACTCGAGCGCCAGGCCCGCGTTTTGCATGGCGGCCATGGCGTACCACTGCCCCGGAAGAGCCGCCCGGTACAGGTGGGTGCGGAGGGAGGGGTCTATCTTTGGCTCGGCTAGCAGCACGGTAATTTGGGCCCCGGTGCCCACCGTGAGCTGGGCTTCGCCTACCCGCAAACCGGAGCCCAGGAGGGCGGCGGCGGTATCGGCGGCCCCGGCGGCTACCGGAACGCCTGGGGGCAGGCCCAGGTGCAGGGCGGCCTCCGGGCGCAGGTATCCGGCGGTCTGGCTCGAGGGCGCCAGGGGCGGAAATAGGCCAGGGTGCAGTTCCAGGGCTTCCACTACATCCCAGGCCCAGGCATCGGCCAGAAGGTCGTAGAGGAGCGTGCCGGAGGCATCGGAGGGCTCGCTCCCGATCTCTCCCGTAAGCCATAGCCGTAACCAGTCCTTGGGCTGCAATGCCCAGCGGGCTGCTTTGTATAGCTCCGGTCGGTGTTGCTTGAGCCAGAGCAGGCTTGGAGCGGCCATGCCCACGACCAGCGGATTGGCCAGCCGTCGGCGCTGGGTTTCAGGAAGTCGGCGAAGCGCTTCAAGTTCGGCGCTCGAGCGACCATCAGCCCAGAGCATCGCGGGGTACAGGGGGGTTCCGCTTGCGTCTGTCAGCACCACGCCGTGCATCTGGCCCGAGAGGCCCACGGCCCGAACTTCTGCGGCATGCCCATCTACTACAGCCCGGACGGCTCTGCCCACCGCCTGCCACCAGTCCAGCGGGTCGGACTCGGCCCAGCCGGGCCTGGGGGCGTGGACGGGATAGGCCTCACTGGCCTCGGCAAGGACAGCTCCTTCGCTCGAGAGCAGCAAGGCCTTACAGGAGCCCGTACCCAGGTCTATGCCAAGGAACATTACGCCAGGCTATCCCAGGGGTTGTGCCTCTGCCACCTGTTCGTGCCCCCGATGCTCAAGCCAGCACCTCGGGGCTCAGCTCCTCAGGGCTTTTGGCCCCGGTCATGACCGCCACCGTGTCGGACATGCTGATTTTTTTAGGGTTGACCACGGCGGCCCGCTTGCCCAGGCGCTGGATGTGGATGCGGTCGGCAATTTCAAACACGTGGGGCATGTTGTGGCTGATAATGATGACCGGTAGACCGCTGTCGCGCACCCGCCGGATCAGCTCGAGCACCATGTTGCCCTCCTTCACCCCCAGGGCCGCAGTGGGCTCGTCCATGATGACCACATGTCGGGCAAAGGCCGCGCTGCGGGCCACCGCCACCCCTTGCCGCTGGCCGCCCGAGAGGGTCTCGACGGCCTGGCTCATGGAGCGAATGCCGATTTTCAGGTCTTGCATATCGTTGATGGCTTCCTCGAGCATCTTTTTCTTGTCAATCCAGCGAATCAGTCGGGCGAACCAGCCTGGTCGCAGAATTTCCCGGCCCAGAAAGAGGTTCTCGGCAATGGTCATGGCCGGGGCCACCGCCAGATCCTGATAGACCGTCTCGATGCCATTTTTGCGGGCGTCAATGGGGCTTCGGAAGTGTACCTGCTTGCCGTCCAGGTATATCTCGCCCGAGTCAGGAATGATGGCCCCCGAGAGGGCTTTGATCAGGGTAGACTTGCCCGCGCCGTTGTCGCCAATCACCGCCAGAATCTCCCCTTCGCGCAGCTCGAAGTCGGCGCCGTCCAGGGCGGTCACGTGCCCGTAGCGCTTGACCAGACCGCGGGCCTCGAGCACCACCTTGGGCTTGGGGGCGGGTGTGGGTTCGGGGATTGGGTTCGCCTGGGTATTTTGCACCGGATTCAGTTCCATATTTAGCCCCTTCGTTTAGAGACTTGGTCAGCCACCACCGCCAGAATCACCAGGATGCCGGTAATCAAGACCTGATAGACCGAGGAGACCCCCATCAGGGTCAGACCGTTGCGAAAAACCCCCACGATAATGGCCCCCAGCAGAGTGCCCAGGATCATCCCCCGGCCCCCAAACAGGCTGGTACCCCCCAGCACCACGGCGGTGATGGTCTCGAGGTTTTCGGTCTGCCCGGCGTTGGGGTCGGCCACGCTGGTGCGTGAAATTAGAAGCCAGCCGGCAATCCCGTAAAAGAAGCCCGCTATGGTGTAGGTCAAAAGCAGCACCCGCTGGGTAGGAATCCCCATCAGGCGGGCGGCCTCGGGGTTGTTGCCCACCGCGTAAAGGTGACGGCCCGGCGCGGTCTCGCTCAGGAAGAACCAGACCAGCAGATACAGCACAATCACCAGCACCACCCCATAGGTAAAAACCGTCTCGCCCAGCCTGAAGGTGTTGCCCCAGAACAGATGGGCGTCCGGTAAGTTGCTCACGGTCTGGGCCCTCGAGTAAATCTGGGTGAGCGCAAAAGCGATATTCATGGTGCCCAGTGTGACGATGAAAGGGGGCAGTCTGAAGCGGGTAATCAGAAAGCCGTTCAGAAAGCCAAAAGCGGTGGTGACGGCCATCCCGCACAGTATGGCCAGGAGCGGGGGCATGCCCAACTCCACCGCAAACTTGGCCATCACCATGGTGCCCAACGCCATCACAAAGCCCACCGAGAGGTCAATACCGGCGGTCAGGATAATTAGGGTCTGCCCAATTGCCAGCACCGCGACTATCGAGACCTGCTGCAATATCAGGGAAAAGTTCTGCCCGGTCAGAAAGCGTTCCGATTGCAGGCTAAAAAAAATGACGGCCAGTAAAAGCGCTACCAGGGGGCCCAGGATGGTGAGGCTCGGTAGTCTCTCGAGCAGGCTCCTGGGGGATTGGGTGGTGCCGGATGGTTGCTCTGCCATACGTTCCTCGCTATAGCGGCTTCTCTTGTTTTTGCGTTCTATATTACACGTTTTGAGTTCACGTTCTGATTTTTAGGGGGTGGTGGACGCTCAGTCTCACCACCCCCGGAAGCAGCAGACTACTGACCCCAGCAGTTGGCCAGACCGTACTTGACGTCTTTGCTAGCCACGCCAGGAACGGCGTTCTTGGCAATCAGCTCCACGCCGGTATCCACATAGCCCGAGGCTTTCTTGCCGGTCTTGGCATACTCAACGGCGGCTTGAACGCCCATGGCTGCCATGCGCAAGGGGTATTGCTGCGAGGTGGCGGCAATGATGCCCTGATCCACGTTGCGTACCCCCTCACACCCACCGTCCACTGAAACGATGATGACGTCCTTCTCCTTGCCGGCGGCCTTCAAAGCCTGATAGGCGCCGGCAGCAGCGGGTTCGTTGATGGTATAGACCAGGTTGATGTTGGGGTTCTTCTGCAGGCAGTTTTCCATAGCGGTCTGGCCCTTGGCCCGGTCGCCATAGGTGTCGGCCATGCAGACCACTTCGGCGGGCTTGGCCAGCTCGTTGCTTTCAGGGCCCAGGCTCTTCAGCCCAAACCCGGCCAGGAAGCCGTTGTGGCGCTGGGCCCCCACGGGGTGGCCGGGGAACAGATCCAGGGTAGCAATCACCGGCTTCTTGCCCTTCATGGCGGCGGCCGCATACTTACCAATCAGCACCCCGGCCTGGTAGTTGTTGGTGGCAAACAGGGCATCTACCGCGCTCGCGGGGTCGGTGGGGCTGTCGAGAGCAATTACCTGCACCCCTGCAGCCTGAGCCTTCTTGATGGCGGGGATGATAGCCTTGGCGTCGCTGGGGGTGATCAGGATGGTATTTACACCGGCGGCTACCATATTCTCGATAGCTGCAACCTGTCCGGCGTTGTCCCCATCGGTTTTACCGGCAGCGCTGATGAACTTCGCGCCCAGCTTTTGCGCTTCCTTTTGCGCGCCTTCCTTCATCTTGACGAAGAACGGGTTCGACTCGGTTTTGGTAATCAGCCCTACATAGGGGGTCTTGTTCTGGGCCGTGACCAGCCCCAGCATGGCAACGCCCAACACCAACAGACTTGCGATACCTACAGTTTTGCGCATAGTGACTCCTCCCAAACAACTCAAAAGAAAGAACCTGGTTTCCAGACGCCGACTTTGCTATTTCAGTGCCTCCTCCTTTGCCTCTTGAGTCCATTGGTAAAACCGTCCGGTGGGGCGGTGGACTCTCGAACAATGAAACTCACATCCAGCCGGATGCTGGTAGGTAGGGCCGGCTGGCCCCGGCTCAGCGAGCTCAGAAGGGTTTCGCAGGCCAGGAAGCCCAGCTCGTAGGTGGGCTGGGCCACGACGGTTAGGGCGGGGTGCATGGTGGCGGCCCAGCGGGAATCGTCAAAGCCGACGATAGAAAGTTCCTGGGGAATGCGTATGCCCAACTCGCGCACCGCCAGTACCGCGCCCACGGTCATCTCGTTGTTGCCCACGAAGAGGGCTGTGGGGCGTTCTTCGGGCGGAAGGGTCAGGAGCGCCAGGGCGGCCTTACGGCCATCCTCCTCGCGGTGGTTGCCGGGGAGAACCAGTTTTTCGGAGTAAGGGATGCCTGCTGCAGCCAGGGCTTCTCGGTAGCCCTGGTGGCGCTCAACGGCAGTGGAGATGTCAAGCCGCCCCACAATCATGCCGATCCGCCGGTGGCCCAATTCAATGAGGTGTTGTACGGCGGTGCGGGCGCCGCCAAGGTTGTCTACCATCACGGTGCGAACACCGGGGGTTCCGCTGCTGCGATCCAGCTCGACGGTGGGCAGTTTGGGGACGAGCTTGAGATTCTCTTTGGCTTTGGGGGTCGGAACGATAAGCAGCCCCTGGGGAAGATGACCTCGCAGGGCGTTGAGGGCCCGCTGTTCCTTTTCGGGATCTTCGTCGGTGTTGAAGAGAAAAACCGTGTAGTTGTGTTTCTCGGCGGCGTCCTGTACGCCTTTGGCCAGGGTGGCGTGAAAGGGGTTCAGGATGTCGGTAATGATCAGGCCCAGGGTACGGCTGCTACGCTGGCGCAGGCTGCGAGCGAGCTGGTTGGGCTGGTAGCCGAGCTCTCGAGCGGCCTGCAGGATGCGCTCGCGGGTGGCCTCGGCAACCATCTCGGGCCTGGAAAGGGCTCGAGAAACGGTCGCGGTG
Coding sequences:
- a CDS encoding ATP-binding cassette domain-containing protein — protein: MELNPVQNTQANPIPEPTPAPKPKVVLEARGLVKRYGHVTALDGADFELREGEILAVIGDNGAGKSTLIKALSGAIIPDSGEIYLDGKQVHFRSPIDARKNGIETVYQDLAVAPAMTIAENLFLGREILRPGWFARLIRWIDKKKMLEEAINDMQDLKIGIRSMSQAVETLSGGQRQGVAVARSAAFARHVVIMDEPTAALGVKEGNMVLELIRRVRDSGLPVIIISHNMPHVFEIADRIHIQRLGKRAAVVNPKKISMSDTVAVMTGAKSPEELSPEVLA
- a CDS encoding LacI family DNA-binding transcriptional regulator codes for the protein MISLDDVAKRAQVSTATVSRALSRPEMVAEATRERILQAARELGYQPNQLARSLRQRSSRTLGLIITDILNPFHATLAKGVQDAAEKHNYTVFLFNTDEDPEKEQRALNALRGHLPQGLLIVPTPKAKENLKLVPKLPTVELDRSSGTPGVRTVMVDNLGGARTAVQHLIELGHRRIGMIVGRLDISTAVERHQGYREALAAAGIPYSEKLVLPGNHREEDGRKAALALLTLPPEERPTALFVGNNEMTVGAVLAVRELGIRIPQELSIVGFDDSRWAATMHPALTVVAQPTYELGFLACETLLSSLSRGQPALPTSIRLDVSFIVRESTAPPDGFTNGLKRQRRRH
- a CDS encoding ABC transporter permease; this encodes MAEQPSGTTQSPRSLLERLPSLTILGPLVALLLAVIFFSLQSERFLTGQNFSLILQQVSIVAVLAIGQTLIILTAGIDLSVGFVMALGTMVMAKFAVELGMPPLLAILCGMAVTTAFGFLNGFLITRFRLPPFIVTLGTMNIAFALTQIYSRAQTVSNLPDAHLFWGNTFRLGETVFTYGVVLVIVLYLLVWFFLSETAPGRHLYAVGNNPEAARLMGIPTQRVLLLTYTIAGFFYGIAGWLLISRTSVADPNAGQTENLETITAVVLGGTSLFGGRGMILGTLLGAIIVGVFRNGLTLMGVSSVYQVLITGILVILAVVADQVSKRRG
- a CDS encoding sugar ABC transporter substrate-binding protein, with the translated sequence MRKTVGIASLLVLGVAMLGLVTAQNKTPYVGLITKTESNPFFVKMKEGAQKEAQKLGAKFISAAGKTDGDNAGQVAAIENMVAAGVNTILITPSDAKAIIPAIKKAQAAGVQVIALDSPTDPASAVDALFATNNYQAGVLIGKYAAAAMKGKKPVIATLDLFPGHPVGAQRHNGFLAGFGLKSLGPESNELAKPAEVVCMADTYGDRAKGQTAMENCLQKNPNINLVYTINEPAAAGAYQALKAAGKEKDVIIVSVDGGCEGVRNVDQGIIAATSQQYPLRMAAMGVQAAVEYAKTGKKASGYVDTGVELIAKNAVPGVASKDVKYGLANCWGQ
- the xylB gene encoding xylulokinase — its product is MFLGIDLGTGSCKALLLSSEGAVLAEASEAYPVHAPRPGWAESDPLDWWQAVGRAVRAVVDGHAAEVRAVGLSGQMHGVVLTDASGTPLYPAMLWADGRSSAELEALRRLPETQRRRLANPLVVGMAAPSLLWLKQHRPELYKAARWALQPKDWLRLWLTGEIGSEPSDASGTLLYDLLADAWAWDVVEALELHPGLFPPLAPSSQTAGYLRPEAALHLGLPPGVPVAAGAADTAAALLGSGLRVGEAQLTVGTGAQITVLLAEPKIDPSLRTHLYRAALPGQWYAMAAMQNAGLALEWVRAMLGLSWEQAYAEAAEAPPGCEGLVFLPYLTGERTPHLDPLARGVWAGLGRHHRHGHLMRAALEGVAFSLREGLEALGEAVPPRSPLRLAGGGTAHPFWQQLLADILKRPLTVSPVRLASARGAALLGAMALGLELPVSREPSEPAALPRASYEEGYARFRQLYARLAGWFANA